The genomic segment CGTAACGGCGTATGTATCAACCGATATTTCGCCGGTACCCCTGGTATGGGTGGTACCGCTGGGGTTGTACTTATTAACGATGGCAGCAGCGTTTGCCGGGAAGGTTAATATTAACCGGATAGTATCATCACTGGCGGAACTAAGATTGTTTGCTAATAATATCATTTCCTGGATGGTACCGGTTACGGTGATTGTGTTACTGATAGTAGCGGTGAAGGCGTTGGAGACACTGGTATTATGGACACTAGTGATGCATCTATGCATATTTTTTGTTATTGCATTGTACTGCCACGGTAAACTCGCGGATAGCAGGCCAGGGACGGATAAGTTAACCGAGTTTTATCTTATCATCGCAGCAGGCGGTGCAATGGGCGGGGTGTTCAACAGTATCCTTGGGCCTGTATTGTTTAATAGCGTAGTTGAATACCCGTTGACCATGGTATTGACATTTTTGTTTATCCCGGGGAAAAAGGGTGGTAAGGCGTATAAGTTCGGGTGGGGTGATATTGTCATCCCGCTATGTTTTGGGATAGCGGCGTACTTACCGCTGGTGTTAAACAAAACTGTTTTACACGGGCTTCAAAGAATAGACCTCCGGGTTTTTATTGTTGCATTACTTGCGGTATCAATCCTGTTTTATTACCGCCGGGTAAGGTTTACATTATGTTTAATATCGTTAGTATTGGTTGGGTCGTATTATCCGATAAAAACCGGGGTGTTATTGTACCAGAACCGCAGTTTTTTTGGGGTGAATAAAGTAACGGACTTTCCTTCCGCAGGGTACCGGATGTTGTATAACGGACGGACGATACACGGTGCGCAGTGGGTTAATCGCGGGGATAAAGATAAAACGCCGTTGGTGTATTACCATCCTAACGGCCCTCTGGGCAGGTTATTTTATGAGGTTAATAAACAACAATCGGGGAAGAACGCTAAAGTTGCGGTGGTGGGTATGGGTACTGGTTCAATGATAGCGTATGGTACTCCAGCGCAGGAATGGGTATTCTACGAGATTGACCCTGTGGTGATCAAAATTGCAGAAGATAAACGGTATTTTACGTATCTTTCAAATGCAGAACCTGAATACCGCGTGGTTACAGGTGATGCGAGGTTAAAACTTGTTACCGCGAAGAATGGGGAGTACGATATAATTGTTATTGACGCGTTTAGTTCTGACTCTGTACCGGTACATCTTGTTACCCGCGAGGCAGTGAAATTGTATTTCTCAAAACTTAAACCCGCCGGTATGGTGGTGTTTCATATATCTAACCGGTATCTTGACCTCATAAAACCTATCTCCGGGATCGCAGCGGCGGATGGATATAATGCGTATGAAGCGGTGGATTATATTGATGACTATCCTGAAATTAAGTACTCGTCAAACTGGGCAATGGTTACCCGGCCGGGTAATAGTTTAGCTGCTATGATAGAACCCGGGTTATGGAAAAAAAAGGTTAATTCCTTAAACCGTAATGCGCGGGTATGGTCAGATGATTATTGTAATATCTGGAGTATTGTTAAACGGTAAATGTTTTAGTATTTGTATTAAAACATGGTTTGAGTTAAAATATTTTTAGTGCAATTGTTTGTTTAGAATCCTTGAAAGGGGTTTATTGTATTTTATGAAAGCAGCTGTGTATTTAGGCCCGGGAAAAACTGAGATCCGGGAAATTGAAAAACCTGTTATCAGTTCAAAGGAAGTGTTGATAAAAGTAAAAACCTGTGCGGTCTGCGGGACCGATGTACGGATATTTTATCACGGGCAAAAAAATGTTGTGCCACCTCATGTAACAGGCCACGAGATTGCCGGGGTAATCGAAGAAATCGGAAAAAACGCCAATGTCCCTCACCTGAAAGAAGGGGATAAGGTTACCGTCGTTACCTGTGTGGGTTGCGGGAAGTGTAAATACTGCAAAGATAAAGTTTATAACTTGTGCGATACTCCGAGATACATCGGGTACTATTACCCGGGCGGGTTTACGGAATACGTTAAAATCCCGGAGGAAGCTGTTGTAGGAAATAATATTCTGAAAGCCGGAGGACGGTTGGATTACGAAGAAATATCTATGGTAGAACCGTTGTCCTGCTGTATCAACGGTCAACAGTTTTTAAATATCCGGAAAGACGATTTCGTTGTAATCTTTGGTTCAGGCCCCATTGGGTGTATGCACGCGGAACTAGCTAAAGCACAGGGTGCGGGTGCGGTTGTTATGTTTGACGTATCCGATCAGCGGCTTGAGCTTGCGAAAACATTTAATATTGATCATCGGATAAACAGTATGAAAGTGCCGCCTATCGAAAAAGTTATGGAGCTGACCTCGGGGATTGGTGCGGATGTGATTATCACTGCGTGTTCCGCAAATGTTGCACAGGAACAAGCTGTCGCGATGGTTGCAAAACGCGGGCGTATAAGTATGTTCGCCGGGTTGCCAAAAGACAATCCTACCATAAAGTTTGATTCTAATGTTATACACTACAAAGAAGCGTCAGTATTTGGCGCGTTCGCGTCGAACCGCGTGCATTACGAAAAAGCGTTGGACCTTATCGCAAAAGGGAAGATTAATGCAAAGAATTTTGTTAC from the Elusimicrobiota bacterium genome contains:
- a CDS encoding fused MFS/spermidine synthase yields the protein MIAALSLLLFLNSFLMFTLELFYARMILPVFGSTPAVWNTCMMFYQVVLLAGYAFAYWVVKSKLILRVQFGVYAVLFLLSLLFIPISMSPERWVNPDVNPVIVMSVLLLSSIGLPFLLLSTTSTLVQVWFSRTSHKRAGDPYFLYSAGNIGSFTALALYPFVIEPVMRLGQQNIAWSVLYIGMAVLIMFSVWLLSKYSTRSGSVNLTEASDKYDGEDTGSTQKLTWFGLAFIPSSLMLGVTAYVSTDISPVPLVWVVPLGLYLLTMAAAFAGKVNINRIVSSLAELRLFANNIISWMVPVTVIVLLIVAVKALETLVLWTLVMHLCIFFVIALYCHGKLADSRPGTDKLTEFYLIIAAGGAMGGVFNSILGPVLFNSVVEYPLTMVLTFLFIPGKKGGKAYKFGWGDIVIPLCFGIAAYLPLVLNKTVLHGLQRIDLRVFIVALLAVSILFYYRRVRFTLCLISLVLVGSYYPIKTGVLLYQNRSFFGVNKVTDFPSAGYRMLYNGRTIHGAQWVNRGDKDKTPLVYYHPNGPLGRLFYEVNKQQSGKNAKVAVVGMGTGSMIAYGTPAQEWVFYEIDPVVIKIAEDKRYFTYLSNAEPEYRVVTGDARLKLVTAKNGEYDIIVIDAFSSDSVPVHLVTREAVKLYFSKLKPAGMVVFHISNRYLDLIKPISGIAAADGYNAYEAVDYIDDYPEIKYSSNWAMVTRPGNSLAAMIEPGLWKKKVNSLNRNARVWSDDYCNIWSIVKR
- a CDS encoding zinc-dependent dehydrogenase: MKAAVYLGPGKTEIREIEKPVISSKEVLIKVKTCAVCGTDVRIFYHGQKNVVPPHVTGHEIAGVIEEIGKNANVPHLKEGDKVTVVTCVGCGKCKYCKDKVYNLCDTPRYIGYYYPGGFTEYVKIPEEAVVGNNILKAGGRLDYEEISMVEPLSCCINGQQFLNIRKDDFVVIFGSGPIGCMHAELAKAQGAGAVVMFDVSDQRLELAKTFNIDHRINSMKVPPIEKVMELTSGIGADVIITACSANVAQEQAVAMVAKRGRISMFAGLPKDNPTIKFDSNVIHYKEASVFGAFASNRVHYEKALDLIAKGKINAKNFVTHRFPLEKIVDAMETTRSGAGLKSIIVITENMR